One part of the Thermoanaerobacterium sp. CMT5567-10 genome encodes these proteins:
- a CDS encoding glycosyltransferase family 2 protein — MQNFNKKILMMILNWNGKIAILECLESIKNLNYNKKNLIIVSIDNGSSDGSVEAIKKKYEQLRGVGFEYLEVVKLNENVGAPKAYNYALSNIKYEYDYILKLDNDVVFNDRDIINKLLNKTETDKKIGIIGPKIVYYDNPNQCAHAAGYINWLWGLPYTSNEDYEGECDFVTGCCMLIKREIIDKLGVFLDEDYFIYWDDTDLCMRAKNNGYKVYYFPATKIVHKVSKSTGLKKRSNFAIYYMMRNRVLFVKKNAPTILRKFVNIYIYLWFLRYVLPKLRKGKKGINEIKITYKAIIDGINNVSGKII; from the coding sequence ATGCAGAATTTTAATAAGAAGATATTGATGATGATTTTAAATTGGAATGGTAAAATAGCTATTTTAGAGTGTTTAGAGTCAATAAAAAATTTAAATTATAACAAAAAAAATTTGATTATTGTTTCTATTGATAATGGTTCATCTGATGGTTCGGTAGAAGCTATAAAAAAGAAATATGAACAACTTAGAGGTGTAGGATTTGAATATTTGGAAGTTGTTAAACTAAACGAAAATGTTGGTGCTCCAAAAGCATATAACTATGCTTTAAGTAATATAAAGTACGAATATGATTATATATTAAAATTAGATAATGATGTTGTTTTTAATGATAGAGATATAATTAATAAATTGCTTAACAAAACGGAAACAGATAAAAAAATAGGTATTATTGGACCAAAAATAGTTTATTATGATAATCCAAATCAATGTGCCCATGCAGCAGGTTATATTAATTGGTTGTGGGGCCTTCCATATACGAGTAATGAAGATTATGAAGGCGAATGTGATTTTGTTACGGGGTGTTGTATGTTAATCAAAAGAGAGATTATAGATAAATTAGGTGTATTTTTAGATGAAGACTATTTTATATATTGGGATGATACGGATTTGTGCATGCGTGCTAAAAATAATGGATATAAAGTATATTATTTTCCTGCTACAAAAATTGTACATAAAGTATCAAAAAGTACCGGGCTAAAGAAAAGATCTAATTTTGCGATATATTATATGATGCGTAATAGAGTTTTATTTGTAAAGAAGAATGCGCCAACAATATTGCGAAAATTTGTAAACATATATATTTATTTATGGTTTTTAAGGTATGTATTGCCGAAATTACGAAAAGGTAAGAAAGGAATTAATGAGATAAAAATTACTTATAAAGCAATTATTGATGGTATAAATAATGTTTCAGGTAAAATTATTTAA
- the tnpA gene encoding IS200/IS605 family transposase, whose product MVNKRDEMARTKWMCKYHIVFTPKYRRKIIYNQYKESIRDILKELCKYKGVEIIEGHLMPDHVHMLVSIPPKISVSSFMGYLKGKSALMIFDRHANLKYKFGNRHFWAEGYYVSTVGLNEATIKKYIQEQEKRDIMLDKLSVKEYENPFKG is encoded by the coding sequence ATGGTTAATAAACGAGATGAAATGGCACGTACAAAATGGATGTGCAAGTACCATATTGTGTTCACTCCTAAGTATAGACGAAAAATAATATATAATCAATACAAAGAAAGTATAAGAGATATATTAAAAGAATTATGTAAATATAAAGGAGTGGAAATTATAGAAGGACATCTAATGCCAGATCATGTGCACATGCTTGTGAGCATACCACCAAAAATAAGTGTATCAAGTTTTATGGGATACTTAAAAGGCAAGAGTGCATTAATGATATTTGATAGACATGCAAATCTAAAGTATAAGTTTGGGAATAGGCATTTTTGGGCAGAAGGATATTATGTAAGCACTGTAGGGCTAAATGAGGCAACGATAAAAAAATACATTCAGGAACAAGAAAAGCGAGATATTATGTTGGACAAATTGAGTGTAAAAGAATATGAGAACCCCTTTAAGGGGTAG
- a CDS encoding glycosyltransferase family 2 protein, translating into MNVSIIIPVYNAEKFIAETIKSVLHQTYTNWEMILVDDYSSDDSQKIINCFAQKDNRIKYIRLEKNCGAAVARNTGLEIAKGRYIAFLDSDDLWEPNKLEKQIKFMEENKIGFSFTSYRLIDEEGNDLNKIVTVPNKVNYNNLLKNTIIGCLTVMIDKNIIGDFRMPLVRAGQDTATWLSILRRGFEAYGINEPLAKYRKVSGSISSNKIKALKRSWNIYKNIEKLPLPKLCYVYSCYVINAIKKRI; encoded by the coding sequence ATGAATGTTTCTATTATTATACCAGTTTATAATGCAGAAAAATTTATTGCAGAAACTATAAAATCTGTGCTACATCAAACATATACTAACTGGGAAATGATTTTAGTTGATGATTATTCTAGTGATGATTCTCAAAAAATTATAAATTGTTTTGCCCAAAAAGATAATAGGATAAAATATATAAGACTTGAGAAAAATTGTGGAGCAGCTGTTGCAAGGAATACCGGACTTGAAATAGCGAAAGGAAGATATATTGCTTTTCTTGATAGCGATGATTTATGGGAACCAAATAAACTTGAAAAGCAAATAAAATTTATGGAAGAAAACAAAATAGGATTTTCTTTTACATCGTATCGTTTAATCGATGAAGAGGGTAATGATTTAAATAAAATAGTAACAGTCCCTAATAAAGTTAATTATAACAATTTACTAAAGAATACAATTATAGGATGTTTAACGGTAATGATTGATAAAAATATTATTGGAGATTTTAGAATGCCTTTGGTAAGAGCCGGTCAAGATACCGCAACGTGGTTATCTATATTACGTAGAGGTTTTGAGGCATATGGAATTAATGAACCATTAGCTAAATATAGGAAAGTTAGTGGGTCAATTTCAAGCAATAAAATTAAGGCATTAAAAAGAAGTTGGAACATTTATAAAAATATTGAAAAATTACCCTTACCTAAGTTATGTTATGTCTATTCATGTTATGTAATTAATGCTATAAAGAAAAGAATATAA
- a CDS encoding sugar transferase → MFIISILIKATSPGPVIYSQTRITENEREFKVYKFRTMVKDAEKMTGPVLATDNDPRITKIGKILRATRLDELPQLLNVLKGERSFVGPRPEIPYFVRQFKEQYPTYRYRYNIKAGITGLAQVLGKYTTDADDKLRLDLIYIMNYSVWLDLKILLLTLKIVLTKEASSGIKGDMTLEELLKSMDYNVYNEFGVTKLDR, encoded by the coding sequence ATGTTTATAATTTCTATATTAATCAAAGCAACGTCTCCAGGACCTGTAATATATAGCCAAACTAGAATTACTGAAAATGAACGAGAATTTAAGGTATACAAGTTTAGGACAATGGTTAAAGATGCTGAAAAAATGACGGGTCCTGTATTAGCTACAGACAATGATCCGCGTATAACAAAAATAGGTAAAATATTGAGAGCAACAAGGCTCGATGAACTGCCGCAGCTATTAAATGTTTTAAAAGGTGAAAGGAGCTTTGTGGGTCCTAGACCAGAAATACCATATTTTGTAAGACAGTTTAAAGAGCAATATCCGACTTATAGATACAGGTATAATATTAAAGCAGGTATTACAGGGCTTGCACAAGTTTTAGGAAAGTATACTACAGATGCTGATGACAAACTGAGGTTAGACCTTATTTATATAATGAATTATTCAGTATGGCTAGATTTAAAAATATTACTATTAACTTTGAAAATTGTATTAACAAAAGAGGCGTCATCTGGAATAAAAGGTGATATGACTTTAGAAGAATTGCTGAAATCTATGGATTATAATGTGTATAACGAGTTTGGAGTAACAAAGCTAGACCGATAA
- a CDS encoding glycosyltransferase yields MKKVLFIVPHNIDPRIKKRIRIFINNNYQVYLLYGNRDKKSNNELDLLGINNITWVNFSNSRSTIKRIFNLLLFSKNVCKYIKNIQPDIIYITGFEALIAVCLCSLKNRKKIFYEVPDLPGGRWRRNKIFKKVIDKLEKMLLNNIDRIVLTSPFFIENYKEYKTKIFIFENLPEKRIFANFEKKHHEKFTIGFFGEIRYKKSMETLIEGLGGLNNIDIIIAGKGIYYDEINDIAKKYSNIRMLGSYDYEKDIVYLYSLVDCIYSVYDLISDNVRLALPNKLYEAIICELPIIVSKGTKLEEFVKNKGLGFGISPDNKNELREIINNLISYKEILKDIEGNCRIIKDMYYYENIEKEFIDMCL; encoded by the coding sequence ATGAAAAAAGTTTTGTTTATTGTACCACACAACATTGATCCAAGAATAAAAAAAAGAATTAGAATATTTATAAATAATAACTATCAAGTTTATTTATTATATGGGAATAGAGATAAAAAAAGTAATAATGAATTAGATTTGCTTGGAATCAACAATATAACATGGGTCAATTTTTCTAATAGTAGAAGCACAATCAAAAGGATATTTAACTTATTATTATTTTCAAAAAATGTATGTAAATATATTAAAAATATTCAACCTGATATAATATATATTACTGGTTTTGAAGCATTGATAGCAGTTTGTTTGTGTAGTTTAAAGAATAGGAAAAAAATATTTTATGAAGTTCCAGATCTACCAGGAGGCAGATGGAGGCGAAATAAAATTTTTAAAAAGGTTATAGATAAGCTGGAAAAAATGTTATTAAATAATATTGATAGAATAGTGTTAACATCTCCATTCTTTATCGAAAACTACAAAGAATACAAAACAAAAATTTTTATCTTTGAGAATCTACCAGAAAAAAGAATTTTTGCGAATTTTGAAAAAAAACATCATGAAAAATTTACTATTGGTTTTTTCGGTGAAATACGATATAAAAAATCGATGGAAACTTTAATAGAAGGTCTCGGAGGATTAAATAATATAGATATTATAATTGCTGGTAAAGGAATTTATTATGACGAAATTAATGACATAGCAAAAAAATATTCAAACATTAGAATGCTTGGTTCATATGATTATGAAAAAGATATAGTTTATTTATATTCATTAGTTGATTGTATATATTCTGTTTATGATCTAATATCTGATAATGTAAGATTAGCTTTACCTAACAAATTGTATGAAGCAATTATTTGTGAGTTACCAATAATAGTATCTAAAGGCACTAAATTAGAGGAATTTGTTAAAAATAAAGGTTTGGGATTCGGTATTTCTCCAGATAATAAGAATGAATTAAGAGAAATTATTAATAATTTAATTAGTTATAAGGAAATTTTAAAGGATATAGAAGGTAATTGTAGAATTATTAAAGATATGTATTACTATGAGAACATTGAAAAAGAATTTATTGATATGTGTCTATAA
- a CDS encoding UDP-glucose/GDP-mannose dehydrogenase family protein, translated as MKISIAGTGYVGLVTAVCLAEVGHNVTCVDIDERKIRILNEGRSPIYEPGLEELMIKNRERLTFTTDYKNAYKDADVIFIAVGTPEKKDGSANLQYVFGVTKQIAEPIQQDCVVVVKSTVPVGTNDEIERVLRENLKNDVHVEVASNPEFLSQGTAVNDTLNASRIIIGVETKYAEELLRKVYDGFGLPYVITDRRSAEMIKYASNDFLALKISYINEIANLCEIVGANIEDVAKGMGMDPRIGDKFLKAGIGYGGSCFPKDTKALNWLANFNDYELKTIKAAIEVNENQKIKLIKKARKYYDNFSGLNVAVLGLTFKPGTDDLREAPSLQNIPILLEDGANIKAWDPVGIENYKKIYPKEIKYCNTIEETIKDSDICFIFTEWPEVKNFDVSLFPKLMKYPLVIDGRNCYDLDKVKNNGIIYESIGRITINGLCFENSNLQYKDEAATTDSKVRGK; from the coding sequence ATGAAAATATCAATAGCAGGAACGGGTTATGTTGGACTAGTTACAGCAGTATGTCTTGCAGAAGTCGGTCATAATGTAACCTGTGTAGACATTGATGAGAGAAAGATAAGAATTTTAAATGAAGGAAGATCCCCTATTTATGAACCCGGACTTGAAGAATTGATGATCAAAAATAGAGAAAGGCTAACATTTACAACTGATTATAAAAATGCTTATAAAGATGCTGATGTTATATTTATAGCTGTTGGGACTCCAGAGAAAAAAGATGGTTCGGCGAACTTGCAATACGTATTTGGAGTTACTAAACAAATAGCAGAACCAATTCAGCAAGATTGTGTCGTCGTGGTAAAGTCAACAGTTCCAGTCGGAACTAATGATGAAATTGAACGGGTGTTAAGAGAAAATTTAAAAAACGATGTACATGTCGAGGTGGCTTCAAATCCCGAATTTTTATCACAGGGTACTGCTGTAAATGACACATTAAATGCAAGTAGGATTATCATAGGGGTCGAAACAAAATATGCCGAAGAACTATTGAGAAAAGTATACGATGGTTTTGGACTTCCATACGTGATAACAGATAGAAGAAGCGCTGAAATGATAAAATATGCATCAAACGATTTTCTTGCTTTAAAAATTTCGTATATAAATGAAATAGCCAATCTTTGTGAAATAGTTGGTGCTAATATAGAAGATGTTGCAAAAGGCATGGGAATGGATCCTCGTATAGGAGATAAGTTTCTAAAAGCTGGCATCGGTTACGGTGGTTCATGCTTTCCCAAAGATACAAAGGCACTAAATTGGCTAGCAAATTTTAATGATTATGAGTTAAAAACTATTAAAGCTGCAATTGAAGTAAATGAAAACCAAAAGATAAAACTTATTAAAAAGGCAAGAAAATATTATGATAATTTTAGTGGTTTAAATGTCGCAGTCCTCGGGCTTACATTCAAACCAGGTACAGATGATTTAAGGGAAGCACCGTCACTGCAGAATATACCGATACTTCTAGAAGATGGTGCTAATATTAAAGCATGGGATCCTGTCGGTATTGAAAATTATAAAAAGATATATCCTAAAGAGATAAAGTATTGCAATACAATAGAGGAAACAATTAAAGATTCTGATATCTGCTTTATTTTCACTGAATGGCCTGAAGTAAAGAACTTCGATGTGTCATTATTTCCTAAATTAATGAAATATCCTCTTGTTATTGACGGAAGAAATTGCTATGATTTAGATAAAGTTAAAAATAATGGTATTATTTATGAATCTATAGGAAGAATTACAATTAATGGATTATGTTTTGAAAATAGTAATTTGCAATATAAAGATGAAGCTGCTACTACAGATAGCAAAGTTAGAGGCAAATGA